From Symbiobacterium terraclitae:
CGGAGTACCCGGAGGTCCGCCTCGGCCTGCTCCACGGCCGGCTGCGGCCGGCGGAGAAGGAGGCGGTGATGGAGGCCTTCCGCCGGGGCGAGATCCAGGTGCTGGTGGCCACCACGGTGATCGAGGTCGGCGTGGACGTGCCCAACGCCTCGATGATGATCATCGAGGGGGCAGACCGCTTCGGCCTCTCGCAGCTGCACCAGCTGCGCGGCCGGGTGGGCCGCGGCAACCACCAGTCCTACTGCGTGCTGATCGCCGACCCCAAGAACGCCGAGGCCCGGGAGCGGCTGCAGATCATGCAGAAGTACAGCGACGGCTTCTCCCTGGCCGAGAAGGATCTGGAGCTCAGGGGGCCCGGCGAGTTCTTCGGCACCCGGCAGCACGGCATGCCCGACCTGAAGGTGGCCAACCCCATCGCCGACCTGCCCATCCTGGAGCGGGCGCGGGCAGAGGCCATGCGGATCGTGGAGGAGGACCCGCAGCTCCTGCGCCCCGAGCACCAGGCCCTGCGCGCGGCGGTCAAGGCCCGGCTGGGCGAGCAGTTCGGGTTTATCCTGGTCAGTTAAGGTCGAGCTTTATAAATGTCGCGGGTTCGGGTTACAAAGTTGAAGGGAGGCCGGCAGGTGGTGCGTCTAACCGGGTGTCGGCATTCGGCGGTGCTCCTGCTCGTCACGCTGTTGCTGGGACTGTTGCCGGGCACCGCCCGGGCCAACGCCGGGCCGCCCCGGATCGGGGGTGACACCGGCGGCCCGCTGCTGCCGGGGAAGAGCGACCAGGTCCACGTGCTCGGCGAGGTGCTCCGGTTCGACCTGCACCCCGACCTGGAGACGGCGTCCGTGACCGCCAGGTACACCCTGGAGAACCGGGGCCCGGCCCTGAAGGGTCAGCCCTTCGTCTTCGTGGTGCAGGACGCCGGCGACGGCGCCGACCTGACGGCCTCCTGGCAGGGCGAGCCCCTGGCGGTGGAGGCCGTGGACACGGCCGGGTTCACGGCGGACGAGCTGGCCCGGATGGCCGGCGCCTGGACGACTGTGAACGCCTGGATGGACCCCGTCACCGGCGAGCCGTACACCCCCGGCGAATTCTACGGCCGCGAGGCTTCCGCGCGTTACTTCCGCTTTGCGGTCGACCTGCCGGAGGGCGCCTCGGGCGAACTGACCGTCACCTACGAGCAGACCGCGGCCTGGGACCGGACGCGCTACGCGCTCCGGGTCCACCACTACCAGTACCTGCTCCTGCCCGCGGAGGGGTGGGCCTCCTTCGGCCCGCTGGAGATCCGGGTGGCGCCGGCGCCGGGAAGCCGCCTCTACTTCGCCGGCAACCTCGACTTCCGGCAGGAGGGCGGCGAGTACGTGGCCGCGTACCCGGGCCTGCCCGGGGAGAACCTGGCCTTCGCCGTGATGGACCGGTCTGGCCTCTTCCTCGGCCCCCGCACGGCCCCGTACTACTGGCTGGGCTTCGCGGGTGTGCTGGTCCTCGCGGCGGCCGTCGGCGCCGGGACCGGCTGGCTGGCCGGCCGGCTTCCCCACCAGGGCTGGGCGGTCCGCGCCGGCGTGGTGGGCGGGCTCCTGCCCGGCGGTGCCCTGATCGTATGGCTGGCCATGCACCTGCTGATGGCCATCCCCGCCCTGCGGGAGCAGTCGTACGGCCCGGCCTTCGCCGGCATCGGCCAGGGGCTGGTGGGCGCGATGCTGAGCGGTGCCGTCGCCGGCTGGACGGCGCGGCGGATGTGGCGGCACCGGCGGTCAGGAGCGGGTGCGGTGTAGCCCTGGCGGGGCTGCGGCGAACGAGTTTCTGATCTCACGAACTTTCCGGGCTCGCAAAGGGATCTTTGGTAGCGAGATGACCCGATGGGAGAGGGGAGGCTGGCGGATTGCGCCCGGCGTGGCTGGAGGAGTTGACGTTCAAGTACCGGAGCTCGATTGCCAATCTGTTTGTACTCCACTTCAACGTGAACGACTACGCAGGGCCCGACAACCGGCGGGTGCGGGACGTGGTGATCCAGGACTTCCTGGAGAACCCGGCGTACGCGCCCCAGGGCAAGCCCCGCCGCGTGGTGGCCATCTACAACCGGGCGGAGGGCATCACCTTCTCCCGGCCGGGGATGCGGGAGGAGTTCATCCGCATCCTGACCGGCGAGCGGATCCGGCCCGAGGACGACATCAAGCTCCCCATCGCGCCGGGGCAGGCCTTCGCCCTGCTCGACAAGCTGATCTACAGCGAGCCGAGCGCCGTGGTGATCGAACAGGCCGAGACCATCCTGCCGATGGAGGAGCTGGCCTCCATGGACCAGGAGGAGCTGCGGGCGCTCACCTTCGTGAAGAAGTGGGCGGGCGACGTGCGGCTCAACCGGATGGGCAGCCCGGTGGTGATGCTGGCCGGTTCGCTGGCCGAGCTCCACCCGCACCTGCGCCTCGCCTCGACGAAGATCGAGTCGATCATGGTGCCGCTGCCCGACCTCGAGGCCCGGCAGGCCTACATCGAGGCGATGGTCGAAAAGAGGCAGCTGCAGCTGGCCATCGAGCCCCGGGAACTGGCCAACGCCACGGCAGGGCTCTCCCGCATCCTCATCGAGGACATCGGCCTCCGGGCCGAGGCCACCGGCCAGCCGATCACCATCGACTTCGCCCGTGACCGCAAGGAGTCGCTGATCCGGGCCGAGTTCGGCGACGTGCTGGAGATCGCCGAGCCCCGGTTCGACTTCACCGCCCTCGGCGGCCTCACCGAGGCGAAGCTCTTCGCCGCCAGGAACATCGTGGCGCCCCTGCGCACCGGCAACTACCGGCGGGTGCCGCTGGGGGTGCTGCTCACCGGCCCCTCGGGCACCGGCAAGTCGGCCTTCTTCTACGCCCTGGTGGCCGAGGCCGGCGTGAACGGCGTGAAGCTCAACTTCGGCAAGATCCTCGGGCCGTACGTGGGGCTCTCCGAGCAGAACCTGGAGAAGGCCCTGCTGGGCATCGAATCGCTGGCCCCGTGCCTGGTCCTGATCGACGAGATCGACCAGCTGCTGCAGCGGGGGGGCGGCGGCGACTCGGGGGTGCAGCAGCGGCTCTTCGCCCGCATGCTGGACTTCATGTCCAACCCGCACAACCGGGGCCGGATCGTCTTCATCGCCGCGACCAACCGCCCCGACCTGATGGACCCCGCCCTCAAGCGGCCTGGCCGCTTCGACCGGAAGATCCCCTTCCTGCTGCCGGGCTGGGCCGAGCGGGTCGCCATCCTGCAGGCGGTGCACCGCCGGTACGGGATGACCGGGGAGCCCGACTGGGAGGAGGCGGCTCACAGGACGCACGGCTACACCGGCGCCGAGCTGGAGTCGGTGGTGCTGAAGGCCTGGGAGCTGGCCGAGGACGCCGGGCGGGGCGAGATCACGCAGGAGGACATCGACGGCGCCCTGGAGCGGATCCGCCCGTCCACCGCCCAGGTGGAGTTCATGAGCGACCTGGCGATCCTCGAGTGCGACGACAAGGATGTGTTGCCGCCCGAGTTCCGGGACCTGCTGGACGACCGGAAGGCCCTGGAGGAGCGGGTGCAGCGCTTTAAGTTGATGAACCTTCGTTAAGCAGTATGAAGGAGGATGAGTCTGATGGGCTTCTTCGCACGTTTGGGCCGGTTGATCCGCGGCTTCTTCTCTCTGTTCATCGGCGGCCTCGAGGAAAAGAACCCGAAGGCGATGCTGGAGGACCTCAAGAACCAGCTGAACGCCGCCAAGGTCCGGTACAACACGACCACGGCCAACATCATCGCGCGTGAGAAGGTCGCGGCGGCCAAGCTGAAGTCCGCCGAGAAGGAGCTGGAGGAGTGCCGCCGGCTGATCCAGGAGGCGAAGCGGCAGAACGACCGGGAGCTGGCTCTGCAGCTGCTCATCCAGGAGGAGCACCTGGAGGCCGCCTACAACACCGCCCTGGAGGCCTACAACTCCATCAAGGCCGAGGCGGACCACGCCCGCCAGGAGTTCGAGAACTTCCAGGCCGAGATGTTCCAGAAGATGAGCCAGATCGAGCAGCTGAAGGTCCAGGCCGACCTGGCCGACCTGAAGAAGGAGATGAACACGCTCCGCTCCAACTTCGCCACCGAGTCCGGCGCCGGCCGGATCAACGAGGGGCTGAAGCAGGCGGAGGAGCTGATCCAGAGCAAGCTGGCCAAGGAGGAGGCCATCGCCGAGCTGGGCAAGAACTCCATCGACTCCCGCATGCGCAGCCTCAAGACCTCGGCTGCGAAGAGCCGGGCGGAGGAGAAGCTGCGGGCGCTCTTCGGCGACGAGCCCGCCCAGACCGAGGAGGAGGGCCGGGTCGTCAAGGAGCGGACCCAGAACTAGCCCGCCGCCCGAGCGGACCTGACAGACGTGAACAGGGCGGTCCCGCCATCATGGTGGGACCGCCCTGTTCATCTGCCTCCGTCGCCCACGGGCCAGCTGTCCGGGGTGTGGTGTGGGGTCGGCGCTCGCCGGCGGCCTCGGGTCCACGGGCCTGCCGAGGTGGCTGAAGAACACCCGCTCGAGGGCGGCAGGGCATCTTCCGTCCACCACCCGCTGCGGTTCCTTGCCGCGGCCTTGCTGGCGGCCTGACGGGGGGTGCTGCACTCGACCACCGCCAATCCACGCTGGCCCGCGGCGGCCAGCGCCATGGGGGCCGGTCCCCACCACGGCGCGCCCGTCTTGTCCGAGGGGGTTGGTCCGCGCCTGTGCAGGGGGACACAGGATTCGATGTTGACAGACTCCCATGGCAGCCCCTACAATCGTCTCCAACGGGGATACCATAAAGTAGATCGGTATACTCGGAATTAGGGGAGGGTGTCAACTTGATCGGGGTGCTGCTTGCGGGGGGACTGACTGGCGTTCTGTTCGGCTTCGTGCTTCAGCGGGGGCGGTTCTGCATGACCAGCGGGTTCCGGGACCTCTACCTGACCCGCGACGCCACCCTGTTCAAGGCCTACGTGCTCTCGCTGGCGATCCAGTCCACGGGCATCTTCGCCCTGCACGCGGCGGGGATCATCAAGTTCGGCAACGACCCGTTCCAGTGGCTGGCGGCGTCGGTGGGCGGGCTGATCTTCGGCCTCTCGCTGATCCTCGCCGGCGGATGCGCCTCGGGCACCTACTACCGCATCGGCGAGGGGATGGTGGGATCGCTGGTCGCCGCCGTCTTCTACGGCATCGGCGCCCTGGCCTCCCGCGGCACGGGCGCCCTGGCTCCGCTCACGCAGCAGATCCAGGCGCCCACCGTCACGCTGAACGGGTCGACCAGCCTGTACGGCGCCCTGGGGGTGAGCCCCTGGATCCTGGTGGCGGCGCTCTGGGTGGTCTCGCTGGCCTTCCTGTTGGGCGCCCGGCGCACACCCGCCCCGGCCTGGCGGGCGCCGGTCGAGGAGAGCCGGTCGCGGCTGTGGCGGGCGGTCTTCGGCCGTGGCTGGTCCTGGCCGATCACCGGTGCGGCGGTCGGCGTAGTGGCGGTCATCGCCTGGCTGACCTCCATCAGTACCGGGCGGATGGCCGGCCTGGGCATCACCGGCGCCACCGCGGGGCTCCTGCGGTTCCTGGTGGCCTCCGGCGACGTCGGCGCCCTGGACTGGAACAGCTTCCTGGTGCTGGGCATCCCCGTGGGCAGCTTCATCGCCGCCCGGGCGGCCGGCGAGTTCCGGCTCAGGGCCCCCGGCCCGGCCCGCCTGCTGCAGCACATCGCGGGCGGCCTGGGGATGGGCTTCGGCGCCACCCTGGCCCGCGGCTGCAACATCGGCAATGGGCTTGTGGCCGTCTCCCAGTTCTCGCTCAACGGCTGGACGGCGACCCTGTTCACCATCCTGGGCACCTGGCTCGGGGCCTACCTCTTCCTGGTGCTGCCCGCCCGCAGGGCGGAGGCTGCGCAGGCCGGGGCGCCCGGACTGGTACACGGTGACTGAGAGGGGAGTGTTGCGCGATGGCGAAGGAAGTGTATCTTGACGTGCTGGGCGAGCCCTGCCCCTACCCGCTGGTGATGGCGAAGCAGAAGATCAACCTGGTGGAGCCGGGCGGCCGGCTGGTGATCGACTTCGACTGCAACCAGGCCACCGAGTCGCTGCCCCGGTGGGCGATGGGCGCCGGCCACGCCGTGGAGTCGTTCGTGAAGACGGGCCCGGCGCAGTGGCGGATCGTCATCCGCAAGCAGGGGAGCGCGCCGGAGCGCATCACCCCCGAGGACTACAGCTGCACGGTGCCCAGCGAGCGGTAGGGTGGGGGATCCCCCGGCGCGGAGGCGGCCTCTTTGCGGCGTGCCCTTCGCTCCGTCGGGGGGCCCGGCGGTCGCCCGTCGGCTCGCGGACGGTTTCCGGCGCCGTGTCGTCGTCGGGACCCGCGGCCTGTGGGCGTCCGCAACCGTTCGCAGCGCATGTTGCGGATTGAAAGCGGCCCCCGGTGATCCACCGCGATGCCCCGACAAGGGGGGCGAGGTGGACCGCCGGGGCCGCACGGTGTTTCGACTGAGGGCGAAGCAAACAGAACTGCCGCCCTTGCCTATTGCCCTCTGCAGCCGGTATGATGGGGAGTGGAAAGGGGAGTGACGCGTTTGATCCGCGCACCCGTCTGATGACTGACCCGTCATAGTGACCTCCTGTCCGCCGTGGAGCCTGAGGCTCGACGGCTGTTTGGCATTGCACGGCCGCGCGCTCCTCCGGTTCGCTCGTGTGCACCGCTGAACCCCACACGAGCGAAGAAGGAGAGAGTGTCGATGGCCGTGTTTCGCGCGCATTCCGCCGGTGTTCGAGTGTTTGAGAACCGTGACCTTGAGGCCTCCGACCGCATCGCCCGCCACCTCGGCCGGGGCGGCGTCGCCATCCTGGACGGCCCGTGGGAGAAGATCATCCGCCTCCGCCGGACCCTGGCCGCCAAGGGCGCCAGCCGTGAGGCGCTGCGCAACCTGATGCTGCGGGCCGACGCCGCCACCCCGCAGCCCGTGCCGGGGCTGCCGGCCCTCCTGCGGGACGGGCTGGTGGCGCTGGACGACGTGCTCTTCGCGCTCCGCTCGGCGGAGAACACCCACCCCGTGGAGGCGCTGGGCGGGTCGCTGATCACCGTCCACCCCGACGTGCTGGTCCCCCGGTCCCAGCCGCTGATCTGGCTGATCCGGCGGGCGCTGGAGCGCGTCCGGCCGGACCTGCCGCCGGCACCTGCCGTGCTCGACATGGGGTGCGGCTCCGGGGTCTGCGCGCTCCTGGCCGCCCAGGTGATGCCGGACGCTGCCGTTCTGGCGGCAGACCACCTGCCGGAGGCGCTGGCGTCGACGGCGGTGAACGCGGCCCGCTTCGCGGCGGAGGGGCGGATCCGCGCCGGCGCCGTGGCGACCGCCGAGCCAGGAGACCTGTACGAGACGCTGGGCGACCGGCGCTTCGACCTGATCATCTTCAACGCCCCCTGGGTGGTGGCGCCCGCCCGCAACCGCATGGAGACCGCCCTGAACGACGGCGGGCAGCGCACCATCCGGCGGTTTCTGGCCGGCGCACCGGCGCGCCTCAACCCCGGCGGCCGGGTCATCGTCGGCTACTCGGACCACTCCGGCCCCAGGGCCATCGCGAACCTGGAGCGGTTCATCGCCGAGGCCGGGCTGCGCATCCTGGGGCGCCTGTCGGACCGCATCAAGACCCACCGGAAGAAGCGGGCCTGGGAGGCCATCTACGCCTACGACCTCGCCGGCCGGGAGTAGGCCAGCCCCCGGGCGGGCAGACGGGGCGGGTGCGACCTGACCGGTGGGCAGGCGAGGAGGTGGGGGCACGACGCGGTCCAGGCCGCTGGCCCCCGGCACGCCGGAGGAATCTGCCCAAATTCTTTGAGAAGTGGGCAGGGTTGTACTGCCCCGGCGGCGAACTGCGTACCATGCCCAGAATCCTCCGAGAAGGGAGTCGGTGATGATGAGCGGGAAGAAGATCCTGATGCTCGTTGGCGACTTCGTCGAGGATTACGAGGTAATGGTGCCGTTCCAGGCGCTGCAGGCAGTCGGCCACACCGTGCACGCGGTCTGCCCCGGCAAGAAGGCGGGGGAGAAGGTGCGCACGGCCATCCACGACTTCGAGGGCGACCAGACTTACAGCGAGAAGCCGGGCCACAACTTCGCCCTGAACGCCACCTTCGATGAGATCAACCCCGAGTCCTACGACGCCCTGGTGGTCCCGGGCGGCCGTGCACCCGAGTACCTGCGCCTCAACGAGAAGGTGGTCGCCATGGTGCGCCACTTCGGCGAGGCGGGCAAGCCCATCGCCGCCATCTGCCACGGCGCGCAGCTGCTGGCGGCGGCCGGCATCCTGGAGGGGAAGGCCTGCGCCGCGTACTACGCCTGCGCCCCTGAGGTGAAGCTGGCCGGTGCCGAGTACGTCAACCTGGAGGTGGACCAGGCCCACACGGACGGGAACCTGGTTACCGCCCCCGCCTGGCCGGCGCACCCGGCCTGGATCGCCCAGTTCCTGAAGGTGCTGGGCACGCGGATCGAACTGTAGCCCGTCCACAACAGAGCCCTCCGCCCCGTTCCCTGGGGCGGAGGGCTTATCCGTGCTGTGGTCGCCGGCCCTGCGACGAGGGCTTCGTCTGGTTCCTCCGGGTTTCTCACACCAGCGGCACCAGCTCGGGCGGCACCGGCTCGTCGGCGACGTGGGCGGCGACGACGGCGGCGAAGAGATCCGGCCTGTCCAGGCACCAGGTGTGGCCGGCGCCGGGCACGACGTAGGCCCGGGCGCTCGGCAGGTTCCTGGCCAGATCCCGGGCGCAGGTCGTGAGCAGGCCGAGCTCACGCCCGCCCACCAGGGCGAGGAGCGGAACCGGGGCGGTCCGGAGCGCATCCGGCAGGCGGAACGCCATGTTCTCCGCCACCACGGCCTCGAGGCCCTCGGCGGTGGTCTGCAGGGTGTCCGCGCGGAACTGCGCCAGGTACTCCCGCGGGATGCCCAGCTGCCGGGCGTTGGCGCGGATCATCCACTCCCGGTGGGCCAGGGGGAAGGTGAGCCGCAGCAGGACCCGGTAGGGGCCGATGCCGGGGAGGGGGCGGGTGAGAGCGCCGGAGACGACCGCCCGCCCCACCAGGTGCGGGTGGCTCGCGATCAGGTGCAGGGCCGTCTGGGCGCCCAGCGACAGGCCGACGACGTGCACCGGGCCTCCGGCCGCGGTGCGGATCAACTCGGCCAGGGCCGCCACGGCGCCCGCGAACGAGAACCGCTCACAGGCCAGCCTGCCGTGGCCGGGCAGGTCGGGCACCAGGCAGCGGAAGCGGTCGCTGAGGCGGTCTACGACGGGCTCCCACATCCACCCGCTGACGCCGCCGCCGTGCAGGAAGAGGATCGGGGGCGCGGATGCCGGACCGGAGATGTGGCAGGGCAAGGACATGGCGGCTACTCCTTTGGCAGGTCGGCCGTGCAGTGGGCGCAGCGGACCGCCTTGATCGGCACGGTGGACAGGCAGTAGGGGCACTCCTTCGTCTTGGGCGGCTCGGCCGGCGGCGTGGGGCGCCAGCGGTTGACCTGGCGGACCAGCAGGAAGACGGCGAAGGCCACGATGACGAAGTTGATGACGGTGTTAAGGAACTGGCCGTAGGCGATGATCGGGGCGCCGGCCTCCCGGGCCGCAGCCAGCGACTCGTACGGGGTGCGGCTCAGGTTGATGTAAAGGTTGGAGAAGTCCACCCTGCCCACGATGAAGCCCAGGGGCGGCATCAGCACGTCGTTGACCAGGGAGGTGACGATCTGGTTGAACGCTGCGCCCACGACCACGCCGACGGCCAGGTCGAGCACGTTTCCCTTCAGGGCGAACCGCTTGAACTCTGCAAGCATCAGGAACCCCTCCCTCGTCAGAAGTATCGCTTCCGTGAAGACTCTGTTCGCAGATGTGACTTCTCATTCTGAGGTGTTCGCAGCTCGAACTTCCGGTGGTCTGAGACCGCCCCGATGCCGCCGCCCAAGCGAGTTGGTGTACAGCCCTTGTGACACAAACCCTCGAGGTGCTCTCAAGCGCCCGAGCCGCTTTCCAGCCCCCGAGCTGCTCTCAAGCTGCCGGAATGACATGCCTCAACCAACCCGGGGGGTCCTCGCGCCCTGGTGAGCCCACGAATCCCCGACGGCTTGAGACTGCTCTGAAACCGCCGCCCGAGCGAGTTTGCTGTACAGCCCTTGTGACCGAAACCCTCGAGTTGCTCTCAAGCCCCCGAGCCGCTTTCAAGCCCCCCGAGCTGTTCTCAAGCTGCCGGAATGACATGCCTCAACCAACCCGGGGGGTCCTCGCGCCCTGGTGGGCCCATGAATCCCCGACGGCTTTAGACTGCTCTGAAACCGCCGCCCAGGCGAGTCTGCTGTACAGCCCTTGTGGCACAAGCCCCCGAGCTGCTCTCAAGCTGCCGGAATGACATGCCTCAACCAACCCGGGGGTCCTCGCGCCCTGGTACGCCCACGAACCTCCGACGGTTTGAGACTGCCCCGAAGCCGCCGCCCAAGCGAGTTTGCTGTACAGCCCTTGTGACACAAGCCCCCGAGCAGCTCTCAAACCGCCGGAACTTCGTGCCTCAACCAACCCGGGGGGTCCTCGCGCCCTGGTATGCCCACGAACCTCCGACGGCTTGAGACTGCCCCGAAGCCGCCGCCCAAGCGAGTTTGCTGTACAGCCCTTGTGGCACAAGCCCCCGAGCCGCTCTCAAACCGCCGGAACTTCATGCCTCAACCAACCCGGGGGTCCTCGCGCCCTGGTGGGCCCAGAACCTTCAACGGTCTGAGACCGCCCCGAAGCAGCATCCCGCGGGGCTGCCGATCACAGCAGGAGGCTGTGGACGAACACAAACAGCAGCACCGTCGCCACCCACCCCGCCAGGGGCACCGCCAGCTCCAGGCCCGGCCAGACGAACGCAGCGCAGGCGAGGAGAGCACCAGTGATCACGAAGTTCCGCCCCATCCAGCGCAGCGGGCCCGGCTTCTGCGGACCGCCGATCGGCCCTTCGGCGGCGGGTTCCGTCGACTCCCCGGGACGCACATCCAGTGCAGGGCGCCGCAGCGCGGTGCGGAGCCGGAATGCGATGAGCCGCAGGGCGAAGACCAGCCGGTCGTCGACCACGTTGCCATACGCGGCGGCCGCGCGGTTGCCGAACTCGATCTCCAGCCGGGCATAGAGGAACCCCAGGAACATGATCTCGCCGCGGCGGGCGAACCTGTCGAGCAGCGGCTTGTCGCTCCTCACCTCGGCCAGCAGCGATTCGATCCGCTCGCGGACCAGCCTGCGCCAGTGCGGGCGGCGGGGACGGCGGCAGGCCATGGCGCTGCGCAGGTAATGCACCAGCAGCCAGTCCAGGTCCGCGGGCAGGTTGCCGTCCTCGTCCAGCGGCTCCAGCAGTTCGACCACCGCGCCGAAGGCCCCCCGCTCGTAGTACTCCCTGGCCAGCCGCCACACGGCGCCGCGCTGCCCGGGCAGGTCGCGCACGGCCCACCGCCAGGCTTCCACCGCCTGGGCGGTGCGCCCGTTCAGCTCGTGGCACGCACCCAACAGGTAGAGCAGGTCGGCGCGCTCGGCCTTGTGCTCCCGGCCGATACGTCTCACGGCGGCCTCCAGCGCCCCGGCCGCAATCGCCGGGTCGGACTTGCGCTGCAGGTCGTGGGCGAAATCGAAGAGGCCGGGCCGTCGCACGAGCGCCTCGACGGCGTGCCGCCAGGCGGCCTCCTGATCGCCATCCGCAAAGGCCGCCTGGGCCAGCCGGATGTGCGGGTCGGCGTCGGTGGGGTCGGCCAGGGCCGCTGCCCGCCAGGCGGCCACGGCGCGGGCCTGGTCACCTTCCTCCCGCCACCACTCGCCGGCCCACCAGAGCGCGAGGGCCCGCTTGGTATCCGGCAGTCCCGCAAGGTGCGCCTCCAGGGCGGGCAGGCCATCCGCTTTGACCGCCTCCCACAGCCCGCGCCGGGCCGGGCCGGCGTCGGGGTTGAGCTCCAGGGCCGTCCGGAAGCTGAGGCCCGCCTCGTGTGGGCGCCCGGCCTTGAGCAGGCACCTGCCGAGGACCCAGTGGAAGCCGGAGTCGCCGGGCCACCGGGAGACGGCGGCCTCGGCCGCCCGGATGGCCTCGTCGTGCTGCCCAAGGGCGGAGAGCGCCAGCGGCAGGCGGAAGTGGGTCCAGCGGGACAGCGGGTCGAGCTCCAGCGCGGCCCGGTGGTGCACCGCCGCCTCGGCGTACTCGCCGGTCAGCTCGGCGGCGTACCCCAGGTACGTGCGCCGCCAGGCCTCGTTCACCCGGCCCTCGATCCGGTTCATGAGGGCGGTGATCTCCGCCGGCTTCCCCTGCGCTTCCAGGACGTCTGCCAGCCGGTCGGCGTATCTGCGCACCTCTTCGGGACGCACGGCCGCGTCCACGGCCCGGCCCAGCCAGGCGATCTGCCCTTCGGGGTCGCCCTGCTTCTCTGCCATCTGGGCCAGGGCATCGAAGGCCTGCGGCGAGGGGGACGTGCCGACCACCTGCTGCAGCAGGTCCGCGGCCCCGGCCAGGTCGCCGGCCTCCAGGAGCAGGTGACCGAAGGCGAGCTGGTCCGGCGCCTCCTGCTTTCCCAGCTCCAGCGCCCGGCGTCCCCAGCGGATCGCCTGCGCGGCGTCGTGCGCCAGCCAGGCACGGGCCAGCGCCCCCAGGCCGGGGCCGTCTCCGGCCGCCTCGGCCTGCTCGCAGAGGCGCGTGAGCAGTTCTGCCGCCTCGCTCTCCCGGCCCAGCCGGGTGCGGGCCGTGGCAGCCAGCGGCCCGAACCGGCCGGGCTCGCCGAACCGCTGCAGGGCGCTGTCCGCTGCTTCGAGGGCTTCCGCATGCAGGCCCTGCTGGAGCAGCAGGTTCGCCAGGCGCTCCTGCAGGTCGGCCGACCGCGGGGTGAGCCGGCTCTCCCGCACGAGGGCCAGGGCCCGCTCAGCCTGGCCCAGCGC
This genomic window contains:
- the mscL gene encoding large conductance mechanosensitive channel protein MscL; translation: MLAEFKRFALKGNVLDLAVGVVVGAAFNQIVTSLVNDVLMPPLGFIVGRVDFSNLYINLSRTPYESLAAAREAGAPIIAYGQFLNTVINFVIVAFAVFLLVRQVNRWRPTPPAEPPKTKECPYCLSTVPIKAVRCAHCTADLPKE
- a CDS encoding sulfurtransferase TusA family protein; its protein translation is MAKEVYLDVLGEPCPYPLVMAKQKINLVEPGGRLVIDFDCNQATESLPRWAMGAGHAVESFVKTGPAQWRIVIRKQGSAPERITPEDYSCTVPSER
- a CDS encoding ATP-binding protein; translation: MRPAWLEELTFKYRSSIANLFVLHFNVNDYAGPDNRRVRDVVIQDFLENPAYAPQGKPRRVVAIYNRAEGITFSRPGMREEFIRILTGERIRPEDDIKLPIAPGQAFALLDKLIYSEPSAVVIEQAETILPMEELASMDQEELRALTFVKKWAGDVRLNRMGSPVVMLAGSLAELHPHLRLASTKIESIMVPLPDLEARQAYIEAMVEKRQLQLAIEPRELANATAGLSRILIEDIGLRAEATGQPITIDFARDRKESLIRAEFGDVLEIAEPRFDFTALGGLTEAKLFAARNIVAPLRTGNYRRVPLGVLLTGPSGTGKSAFFYALVAEAGVNGVKLNFGKILGPYVGLSEQNLEKALLGIESLAPCLVLIDEIDQLLQRGGGGDSGVQQRLFARMLDFMSNPHNRGRIVFIAATNRPDLMDPALKRPGRFDRKIPFLLPGWAERVAILQAVHRRYGMTGEPDWEEAAHRTHGYTGAELESVVLKAWELAEDAGRGEITQEDIDGALERIRPSTAQVEFMSDLAILECDDKDVLPPEFRDLLDDRKALEERVQRFKLMNLR
- a CDS encoding YeeE/YedE family protein encodes the protein MLLAGGLTGVLFGFVLQRGRFCMTSGFRDLYLTRDATLFKAYVLSLAIQSTGIFALHAAGIIKFGNDPFQWLAASVGGLIFGLSLILAGGCASGTYYRIGEGMVGSLVAAVFYGIGALASRGTGALAPLTQQIQAPTVTLNGSTSLYGALGVSPWILVAALWVVSLAFLLGARRTPAPAWRAPVEESRSRLWRAVFGRGWSWPITGAAVGVVAVIAWLTSISTGRMAGLGITGATAGLLRFLVASGDVGALDWNSFLVLGIPVGSFIAARAAGEFRLRAPGPARLLQHIAGGLGMGFGATLARGCNIGNGLVAVSQFSLNGWTATLFTILGTWLGAYLFLVLPARRAEAAQAGAPGLVHGD
- a CDS encoding DJ-1/PfpI family protein; this encodes MSGKKILMLVGDFVEDYEVMVPFQALQAVGHTVHAVCPGKKAGEKVRTAIHDFEGDQTYSEKPGHNFALNATFDEINPESYDALVVPGGRAPEYLRLNEKVVAMVRHFGEAGKPIAAICHGAQLLAAAGILEGKACAAYYACAPEVKLAGAEYVNLEVDQAHTDGNLVTAPAWPAHPAWIAQFLKVLGTRIEL
- a CDS encoding methyltransferase — protein: MAVFRAHSAGVRVFENRDLEASDRIARHLGRGGVAILDGPWEKIIRLRRTLAAKGASREALRNLMLRADAATPQPVPGLPALLRDGLVALDDVLFALRSAENTHPVEALGGSLITVHPDVLVPRSQPLIWLIRRALERVRPDLPPAPAVLDMGCGSGVCALLAAQVMPDAAVLAADHLPEALASTAVNAARFAAEGRIRAGAVATAEPGDLYETLGDRRFDLIIFNAPWVVAPARNRMETALNDGGQRTIRRFLAGAPARLNPGGRVIVGYSDHSGPRAIANLERFIAEAGLRILGRLSDRIKTHRKKRAWEAIYAYDLAGRE
- a CDS encoding PspA/IM30 family protein gives rise to the protein MGFFARLGRLIRGFFSLFIGGLEEKNPKAMLEDLKNQLNAAKVRYNTTTANIIAREKVAAAKLKSAEKELEECRRLIQEAKRQNDRELALQLLIQEEHLEAAYNTALEAYNSIKAEADHARQEFENFQAEMFQKMSQIEQLKVQADLADLKKEMNTLRSNFATESGAGRINEGLKQAEELIQSKLAKEEAIAELGKNSIDSRMRSLKTSAAKSRAEEKLRALFGDEPAQTEEEGRVVKERTQN
- a CDS encoding alpha/beta fold hydrolase; amino-acid sequence: MSLPCHISGPASAPPILFLHGGGVSGWMWEPVVDRLSDRFRCLVPDLPGHGRLACERFSFAGAVAALAELIRTAAGGPVHVVGLSLGAQTALHLIASHPHLVGRAVVSGALTRPLPGIGPYRVLLRLTFPLAHREWMIRANARQLGIPREYLAQFRADTLQTTAEGLEAVVAENMAFRLPDALRTAPVPLLALVGGRELGLLTTCARDLARNLPSARAYVVPGAGHTWCLDRPDLFAAVVAAHVADEPVPPELVPLV